In the Caldanaerovirga acetigignens genome, TGAGGTACTTTTTGGTGGGCGTAATTGTGATTTTTATCCGCGGAGTTGTGACTGAGAGGTTGACCATTAGAATGATGAGACAAAGAGATTTAGCATAGGAGGGCTGGAATTATGGGTTACAGGGCTGTAAAAGTAGAAAGAGGTGCTGGCGGGTGGGGAGGCCCACTTGTAATCAAACCGGAAGAAGGAAGAGATAAGATCGTCTCAATAACGGGCGGGGGTATAGACCCGGTTGCGGAAAGGATAGCCCAGCTTACCGGAGGGGTTGCTGTAGACGGGTTTAAGACTTCTGTCCCTGAAAAAGAGATATGCTGTGTGGTAATTGACTGCGGCGGCACCGCAAGGTGCGGGGTATACCCGAAAAAGAGGATACCTACCATAAACCTGACCCCTGTAGGGCAGGCGGGACCCCTTGCCCAGTACATCACTGCCGATATATACGTTTCAGGGGTAAAGCCCGAAAACGTAACCTTGGCTGAGGGAGAAGAAGCGGAACGGGCGATAGTCCGGGATGTGGCGCCCGCCATGGAAAAGACGACGGCCGAAAAGCCTCAAAACGGCGGTGCTAAAAAGCAGATGGGTATAATCGAGAGGATAGGCCGAGGCATGGGCGGTGCGGTTGGAAAGATGTACCAGGCAGGCCGCGAAACTATAGACCAGATAGTGAAAAATATCCTCCCATTTATGGCATTTGTTGCTAT is a window encoding:
- the srlE gene encoding PTS glucitol/sorbitol transporter subunit IIB is translated as MGYRAVKVERGAGGWGGPLVIKPEEGRDKIVSITGGGIDPVAERIAQLTGGVAVDGFKTSVPEKEICCVVIDCGGTARCGVYPKKRIPTINLTPVGQAGPLAQYITADIYVSGVKPENVTLAEGEEAERAIVRDVAPAMEKTTAEKPQNGGAKKQMGIIERIGRGMGGAVGKMYQAGRETIDQIVKNILPFMAFVAMLIGIILKSGIGNWIANVISPLAGTLPGLLLISVVCALPVLSPLLGPGAVIAQVVGVLVGVEIGKGNVPPQYALPALFAINPQVGCDFIPVGLSLGEAEPETVEIGVAAILISRLITGPIAVLIAYLFSFGLYS